A genomic region of Zea mays cultivar B73 chromosome 6, Zm-B73-REFERENCE-NAM-5.0, whole genome shotgun sequence contains the following coding sequences:
- the LOC100192979 gene encoding uncharacterized protein LOC100192979 precursor: MAAPGRAALLAAALLFGTFFPSASSASSYPARIAGRLLSTTSSAVAKQLWSLKSAATKTATTAVTGRSMVRYEGGYAVDTVFDGSKLGIEPHAVEITPAGNLLVLDSINSNIYRVQLPLSPYSRPKLLAGSPKGLSGHVDGRLREARMNHPKGFTVDDRGNIYVADGMNMAIRKISDTGVTTIAGGKSIRGGHIDGPSDDAKFSTDFEIKYISSSCSLLVIDRGNQAIREIPLNDDDCAYQYEAGFPLGFALLCAAGFFGYMLAMLQRRLLGMSSTTDDPQAPPRPSIASIPPSYQKPLNPYIRHPFIPREETAKQETGEGFFTTAGKLMGGAKSSVGEIFGFKKKRLSSPYHHQQQQQRRANPWPVQESYAMTHDEPPPALDTRAPTPQKNYSLMRKEPEKTHYVRHGHPYFNSWDGHCHPQQQPDQQLYRQQQHLQQHRQYSAGPQTFYEQSCEPTKEIVFGAVQEVDSKRRMVEIKAVNYGDTFYERYGMRYRNNFIGYNNNNNY; the protein is encoded by the exons ATGGCGGCGCCAGGTCGAGCGGCGCTCCTGGCCGCCGCGCTCCTGTTCGGCACTTTCTTCCCATCCGCGTCCTCTGCGTCCTCGTACCCCGCAA GGATTGCGGGCAGGCTCCTGTCCACCACGTCGTCGGCAGTGGCCAAGCAGCTGTGGTCGCTCAAATCGGCCGCCACCAAGACGG CGACGACGGCCGTGACGGGGCGGTCCATGGTGAGGTACGAGGGCGGGTACGCGGTGGACACGGTGTTCGACGGCAGCAAGCTGGGGATCGAGCCGCACGCCGTCGAGATCACCCCCGCCGGCAACCTCCTCGTGCTCGACTCCATCAACAGCAACATCTACAGGGTACAGCTGCCGTTGTCACCAT ATAGCAGACCAAAGCTCCTTGCTGGTTCTCCAAAAGGTTTATCTGGCCATGTGGATGGAAGACTGCGAGAAGCAAGGATGAACCATCCTAAAGGGTTCACTGTGGACGATAGGGGCAACATTTATGTTGCAGACGGCATGAACATGGCAATACGAAAAATCAGTGATACAG GGGTTACAACCATTGCTGGGGGAAAATCAATTAGAGGAGGGCACATAGATGGGCCCAGTGATGATGCAAAATTCTCAACTGATTTTGAAATCAAGTACATCAGCAGTAGCTGCTCTCTCTTGGTCATTGATAGAGGAAACCAAGCAATTCGAGAAATTCCACTCAACGATGATGACTGTGCATATcagtatgaagctggttttccacTAG GGTTTGCATTGCTTTGTGCTGCTGGCTTCTTTGGTTATATGCTTGCGATGCTCCAACGCCGGCTTTTAGGAATGTCATCAACAACAGAT GATCCTCAAGCGCCTCCAAGACCCAGCATTGCAAGTATCCCTCCATCATACCAGAAGCCTTTAAATCCTTATATTCGTCATCCATTCATCCCGAGAGAAGAAACTGCAAAACAGGAAACCGGAGAGGGGTTCTTCACCACAGCTGGCAAACTCATGGGAGGGGCAAAATCATCTGTGGGTGAGATATTTGGTTTCAAGAAGAAGCGCCTGAGCAGCCCATACCatcatcagcagcagcagcagcgaagAGCTAACCCGTGGCCAGTGCAAGAAAGCTATGCCATGACACACGATGAACCACCTCCAGCACTGGACACGAGAGCACCAACCCCGCAGAAGAACTACAGCCTCATGAGAAAGGAGCCCGAGAAGACCCACTACGTCCGCCATGGGCACCCGTATTTCAATAGCTGGGACGGTCACTGTCACCCCCAGCAGCAGCCGGACCAGCAGCTGTAtcgccagcagcagcacctgcagcAGCACAGGCAGTACTCTGCAGGCCCACAGACATTTTACGAGCAGAGCTGCGAGCCTACAAAGGAGATCGTCTTTGGCGCGGTCCAGGAGGTGGACAGCAAGCGGCGCATGGTCGAGATCAAGGCTGTGAACTACGGAGACACATTCTATGAGCGGTACGGAATGCGGTACCGCAACAATTTCATCGGCTACAACAACAATAACAACTACTGA